The Streptomyces puniciscabiei genomic interval GACTCGACCTTGCCCTGCTCGATGCGGACGCGCGGGAAGTCGGCGAGGTTGTGGCGCGCGTCCTCCACCGCACGCTTGCCGGACTCGATGCCGAGGACCGCGCCCTTCTCACCGAGCCGGTCGGCCAGCGCGCCCGCGAACAGGCCCACTCCGCAGTACAGGTCCAGGGCCATCTCGCCCTTGCGTGGGAGCAGGCCCTGCATGACCGCCGTCACCAGGGTGTCCGCCGCCTTCGGGTGGACCTGCCAGAAGCCGCCGTTGCCGACGCGGTGGGTACGGCCGTCGGCGCGTTCACGGACGAAGGGGCGGCCGTGGACGCGGTGGACGCCGCCGGACTTCTCGTCGACCCTGAGGACCGACACCGGCTTGTCCAGTTCCACCAGCGGGAGACGGGCGCCCGGGCGCGGAGTGAGGATCACCTGGCGGTCCTGCGAGCCGGTCGCCGCGATCGCCTCGACCGACTCCATGCCGGTCCAGTCCCGCCGCTCGATGCCCAGCTCGCTGACGCCCTCCGCCGCGATCATGCAGTGGTCGATGCGCTCGACCTCGTGCGAGCGGTGGCGGCGCAGGCCCGCGTGGCCCTCGGCGTCGACGGCGTACTGGACGCGCGTGCGCCACTGCGGGACCTCGCCGGCCGGCAGCTTGTCGCCCTCGGCCGGCACCACCGTGCCGTCCCAGCCGGCCTCCTCGGGCGTGAGGCCCGCGAGCCGCTTGAGCTGTTCGGCGATC includes:
- a CDS encoding class I SAM-dependent RNA methyltransferase, which encodes MQAEPKKSLVGEEYEVEIGPVAHGGHCIARTTEGQVLFVRHALPGERVVAKVTEGEEGARFLRADAVRILEASKDRIEAPCPFAGPGRCGGCDWQHAKPGAQRRLKGEVIAEQLKRLAGLTPEEAGWDGTVVPAEGDKLPAGEVPQWRTRVQYAVDAEGHAGLRRHRSHEVERIDHCMIAAEGVSELGIERRDWTGMESVEAIAATGSQDRQVILTPRPGARLPLVELDKPVSVLRVDEKSGGVHRVHGRPFVRERADGRTHRVGNGGFWQVHPKAADTLVTAVMQGLLPRKGEMALDLYCGVGLFAGALADRLGEKGAVLGIESGKRAVEDARHNLADFPRVRIEQGKVESVLPRTGITEVDLIVLDPPRAGAGRTTVAHLCSLGARRIAYVACDPAALARDLAYFREGGYRVRTLRAFDLFPMTHHVECVAILEPAAKGL